The following are encoded in a window of Microcaecilia unicolor chromosome 14, aMicUni1.1, whole genome shotgun sequence genomic DNA:
- the LOC115457476 gene encoding zona pellucida sperm-binding protein 3-like yields MGQRVRLGFGLLVWLVADLISASSLGSLQRDSLAGTLSGSDLSEPRSHVHVPWIRLSGPRDVTMHPITVQCKEAKILVTVRRDLFGTGRLIKATDLSLGPASCKPTSSGAGETVTFEVGLHECGSILQMTQDLLTYSTHLSYKPKPSDSQVIVRSNPAVVPIHCTYPRTGNVSSKAIKPTWAPFSSTISTEERLAFTLRLMNDDWSAERTSTVFYLGEELHIEASVNAGDHIPMTILVDNCVATVSPDKDSNPRYNIVDFYGCLVDGKQEDSFSAFRSPRMQSEKIQFTVDAFRFAGDTKSLIYITCSLRAVAIDQAPDPLHKACSFSKVNSVWFPVEGPRNICSCCDIENCGNPEDLTRRLRPFFPVPRRVGRAAPSASDLNLPFEAQLEDVVMGPLLILDGARPPAMSKDQASGAGGVAELVLMAVVGVLSCMAFVGSLFLCQRRKVVSAST; encoded by the exons ATGGGGCAGAGAGTGAGGCTGGGATTTGGGCTGCTGGTGTGGTTGGTTGCTGACCTGATCAGCGCTAGTTCCTTGGGCTCTCTACAGAGGGACTCGTTAGCAGGAACCCTATCCGGCAGTGATCTCTCTGAACCCAGATCTCATGTGCACGTTCCTTGGATCCGTCTTAGTGGGCCCCGGGATGTGACGATGCACCCCATCACAGTTCAGTGTAAAGAGGCTAAGATATTAGTGACAGTAAGGAGGGATCTGTTTGGTACAGGGCGCTTGATCAAAGCTACAGATCTCAGCCTGGGTCCAGCTTCCTGTAAGCCCACAAGTTCTGGGGCAGGAGAAACCGTCACCTTTGAGGTTGGACTCCATGAGTGTGGCAGCATCTTACAG ATGACACAGGACTTGTTGACATACAGTACACACCTGTCCTACAAGCCAAAGCCTTCAGATAGCCAAGTTATTGTCAGGAGCAATCCAGCTGTGGTTCCTATTCACTGTACTTATCCAAG AACTGGCAATGTCAGCAGTAAGGCCATCAAGCCTACATGGGCACCTTTCAGCTCTACAATCTCTACAGAAGAAAGGCTGGCCTTCACCTTGCGTCTGATGAACG ATGACTGGAGTGCTGAGAGAACTTCCACTGTGTTCTACCTGGGTGAAGAACTCCACATTGAGGCTTCAGTCAATGCTGGAGACCACATACCTATGACCATCCTTGTTGACAACTGTGTGGCTACAGTATCTCCAGACAAGGATTCCAACCCCAGATACAACATTGTTGACTTCTATGG aTGCCTGGTGGATGGAAAGCAGGAGGACTCTTTCTCTGCCTTCAGGTCCCCACGGATGCAGTCTGAGAAGATCCAGTTCACGGTTGATGCCTTCAGATTTGCTGGAGATACAAAGTCTTTG ATCTACATTACCTGTAGCTTGAGGGCTGTTGCAATTGATCAGGCCCCAGATCCATTACACAAGGCTTGCTCGTTCAGCAAAGTCAACAGCGT CTGGTTTCCAGTAGAAGGTCCTCGTAATATCTGCAGCTGCTGTGATATTGAGAACTGTGGTAATCCTGAAGATCTAACCAGGAGGCTAAGACCTTTCTTTCCAGTTCCTAGAAGGGTTGGAAGAGCAGCACCATCGGCCTCTG ATTTGAATTTGCCTTTTGAAGCCCAGCTGGAAGATGTTGTGATGGGACCGCTCCTTATCCTGGATGGGGCCAGACCTCCAGCTATGAGTAAAGACCAAGCTTCAGGTGCTGGAGGGGTAGCAGAGCTGGTGCTAATGGCCGTGGTTGGCGTATTATCTTGTATGGCTTTTGTGGGATCTTTATTTCTGTGCCAAAGAAGGAAGGTGGTCTCGGCCTCTACATGA